A stretch of Rhinopithecus roxellana isolate Shanxi Qingling chromosome 12, ASM756505v1, whole genome shotgun sequence DNA encodes these proteins:
- the LOC104670028 gene encoding 60S ribosomal protein L23a has translation MAPKAKKEAPAPPKAEAKAKALKAKKAVLKGVHSHKKKKIRTSPTFRRPKTLRLRRQPKYPRKSAPRRNKLDHYAIIKFPLTTESAMKKIEDNNTLVFIVDVKANKHQIKQSVKKLYDIDVAKVNTLIRPDGEKKAYVRLAPDYDALDVANKIGII, from the coding sequence ATGGCGCCGAAAGCGAAGAAGGAAGCTCCTGCCCCTCCTAAAGCCGAAGCCAAAGCAAAGGCTTTAAAGGCCAAGAAAGCAGTGTTGAAGGGTGtccacagccacaaaaaaaagaagatccgCACGTCACCCACCTTCCGGCGGCCCAAGACACTGCGACTCCGGAGGCAGCCCAAATATCCTCGGAAGAGCGCCCCCAGGAGAAACAAGCTTGACCACTATGCTATCATCAAGTTTCCGCTGACCACTGAGTCTGCCATGAAGAAGATAGAAGACAACAACACACTTGTGTTCATTGTGGATGTTAAAGCCAACAAGCACCAGATTAAACAGTCTGTGAAGAAGCTCTATGACATTGATGTGGCCAAGGTCAACACCCTGATTCGGCCTGATGGAGAGAAAAAGGCATATGTTCGACTAGCTCCTGATTACGACGCTTTGGATGTTGCCAACAAAATTGGGATCATCTAA